A window from Leptothermofonsia sichuanensis E412 encodes these proteins:
- a CDS encoding universal stress protein, which yields MNILSILARLETALGCSNLTEHMVLIAPKKAANYPAADAPVAKDLSTQDLHFVVGYNGSPQSQTALDLTLWIAHQTRLATHNQVTVQVVYVVDLNNECRQRSRQKVRVGLTGEREMGGYRQNLSLTRSAGAIAELPASSHLVMTEQTCQFNQFEQADQILWQARHLAEEWRGSLETHLRFGQVAEELRIVVETEAATLLVLGCKSAENAIVQQLGADFPCPVLGIPPVL from the coding sequence GTGAACATTTTGTCGATACTTGCCCGACTTGAAACCGCTCTGGGATGTAGCAATCTGACTGAGCACATGGTATTGATTGCGCCCAAAAAGGCGGCGAATTATCCTGCGGCTGATGCCCCTGTTGCTAAGGATCTATCAACTCAAGATTTACATTTCGTTGTCGGATATAATGGCTCTCCCCAGAGTCAAACGGCTCTGGATCTGACCCTGTGGATTGCCCATCAAACCCGGTTAGCCACCCACAACCAGGTAACGGTTCAGGTCGTTTATGTGGTTGATCTGAATAATGAATGCAGGCAGCGATCGCGCCAGAAAGTCAGGGTTGGGTTAACAGGTGAACGAGAAATGGGAGGCTATCGTCAAAACCTGTCGTTGACTCGTTCCGCCGGGGCGATTGCAGAATTGCCTGCTTCATCTCACCTTGTCATGACGGAGCAAACCTGCCAGTTTAATCAGTTTGAACAGGCCGATCAGATTCTCTGGCAGGCACGCCATCTGGCAGAGGAATGGCGCGGTTCCCTTGAAACCCATCTCCGGTTTGGTCAGGTTGCGGAAGAACTTCGGATTGTGGTGGAAACAGAAGCCGCAACACTGCTGGTTTTGGGCTGTAAATCAGCCGAAAATGCCATTGTGCAGCAACTGGGGGCCGATTTTCCCTGTCCAGTTCTGGGCATTCCACCGGTTTTATAA
- a CDS encoding permease, translating into MNSNQLNNAFTLFLSLLVEAVPFLLLGVLFSGVLLFFVDERKLVRMMPKNPLLGAFAGSCIGFLFPVCECGNVPVARRLLMQGVPSSVAIGFLLAAPTINPIVFWATWTAFRDQPEVVFLRIGFSLAIATIVGWVFSVQKDLRPMLQPAVARAIPVRREDNEGKPKLATSSAFASQSSPLLQSGTYWLNQPGQTGRTDVAELQATMVAASTAGKPLSYKFNLLLENTVQEFRELGGVLILGSAIAAIVQVFVPRDIILSLGQGPVTSILAMMLLAAVVSICSTVDSFFALSFASTFTTGSLLAFLVFGPMIDLKAVGLMLSIFKPRAIFYLFALAGQLTFLLTLIVNLYVS; encoded by the coding sequence ATGAATTCGAATCAACTCAATAATGCATTCACACTGTTTTTGAGCTTACTGGTGGAAGCAGTCCCCTTTTTGCTCCTGGGGGTGCTGTTTTCTGGTGTGTTGCTATTCTTTGTGGATGAGCGCAAGCTGGTCAGGATGATGCCTAAAAATCCTCTGCTGGGTGCCTTTGCAGGGAGCTGTATCGGTTTTTTATTTCCGGTGTGCGAGTGTGGCAATGTGCCAGTTGCCCGCCGACTGCTGATGCAGGGGGTACCATCTTCAGTCGCAATTGGCTTTTTACTGGCGGCTCCCACCATTAACCCAATCGTGTTTTGGGCGACATGGACAGCGTTTCGTGACCAGCCAGAGGTAGTATTTCTGCGCATCGGATTTTCCCTGGCGATTGCCACGATTGTTGGGTGGGTCTTTAGCGTTCAAAAGGACTTACGCCCGATGCTGCAACCAGCCGTGGCAAGAGCGATACCTGTGAGGAGAGAGGACAACGAAGGAAAGCCTAAATTGGCTACCTCTTCAGCCTTTGCCTCCCAGTCTTCGCCCCTCCTCCAGTCTGGGACGTACTGGTTAAATCAGCCAGGGCAAACCGGACGGACGGATGTGGCAGAGCTTCAGGCAACGATGGTCGCCGCGAGTACGGCAGGGAAGCCCCTGTCCTACAAATTCAATTTATTGTTGGAAAACACCGTCCAGGAGTTTCGGGAACTGGGTGGAGTATTGATTTTAGGGAGTGCGATCGCGGCCATTGTGCAGGTTTTTGTTCCTCGTGACATTATTTTGAGTTTGGGTCAGGGTCCTGTCACTTCCATTCTTGCCATGATGCTACTGGCAGCCGTGGTGTCCATTTGCTCTACGGTGGACTCGTTCTTTGCCCTATCCTTTGCGTCCACCTTTACAACTGGCTCTCTCCTGGCGTTCCTGGTCTTCGGTCCCATGATCGACCTGAAAGCGGTTGGCTTAATGCTTTCTATCTTCAAGCCCCGAGCCATTTTTTACCTTTTCGCGCTGGCAGGGCAGTTGACGTTTCTGCTGACATTGATTGTGAATTTGTATGTCAGTTAG